In the Streptomyces spororaveus genome, ACGGGAGACCGGCGCGAAGGTCTCGTACTGGCCCAGGACCCGGGAGGCCAGGAAGCTCAGCAGCATGCCCAGTTCGACGCCGGTGACCTTGCCGCCGACGGCGCCGAGGACGGCCCCGCCGGAGGCGCCCGCCCGGCGCTCCTGCATCTTGCCGAGGAGCGGCTGGAGCAGCTCGCGGAACCCGGCGACGTTGGCCTTGACCCAGCCGGCCCGGTCGACGACCAGGACGGGCGTGTCGGGGACGGCCGACCCCTCGGGGATCATCCGGGTGAACTCGCGCACGTGCCGTTCCGAGGTCCTGGCGTGCCGCCGCAGCTCGGCGACGACGGCTCGCGCCTCGTCCCGGGTGACCTCCGGGCCGGGTCGTACCAGCCGGGTCGCGGTCGCCACCGCGAGGTTCCAGTCGACCATCTCCGCACCACCGATGCTCGTCATGCGTCAACCGTACGTGGACCGGCCCTCCGGCGGACCCCCTACGAAGCGGTCGCGACGGCGGCGGCCAGCTTGTCGAGGGCCTTCTCGGCGCCCTCGGGGCCGGGGGTGTTCGCCGTCAGGAAGGCGAAGGCGAGGAGCCGGCCGGAGGAGTCGACGACCGTCCCGGAGAGGGAGTTCACCCCGGACAGGGTGCCGGTCTTGGCGCGGAGCAGGCCGGCCGCCGGGGAGCTGCCGGAGTTGCGGGCCTTGAGGGTTCCGGTGAATCCGGCGACGGGCAGTCCGGTGAGGACGGGTCTCAGCTCGGGGCGCTGGGGGTCGGCGGCCTTGCTGAGGAGCCCGGTGAGCAGGCCGGCGCTCACCTTGTCGGCGCGGTTCAGGCCGCTGCCGTCGGCGAAGCGGGAGCCGGCGGTGTCGATGCCGAGGGTGGTCAGCCGGTCGGTGACGGCCTTCTCGGCGCCCTCGAAGCTCGCGGGACGGCCGGAGGCGAGGGCGGTCTGCCGGGCGAGGGCCTCGGCGATGTCGTTGTCGCTGTTGGTCAGCATCCGCTCGACGAGCCCGGCGACCGGGGTGGAGAGGGTGACGGCCAGCGGCTGGACGCCGGCGGCGGCCTTGGCCTTCGCGGGTTCGCCGGTGACCTTGATGCCGCGTTCGGCCAGCAGGGTGCGGAAGGCCCGGGCGGCGTCCTCGGAGGGGTCGTCGGACCGGTCCACGGGCCCGGAGGCGGAGTCGTCGGGGCGGCCCTCGTCGGCCGTCAGGGCGGTCACCGGAGCGATGTTGGGGTTGGCGCCGATCGGGTGGCGGGCGGGGCCGGTGTAGAGGCTGTCGTCGTATCCCAGGGTCACGGTGTCGGTGCCGGCGGCCTTGAGGGCCTGCGCGGTGTCGGCGGCCAGGGCGACGAGGCTGCCGCCGGATCCGGCGGGGCTCTTCTTCTTCGCGGTGAGCGAGGGGTCGCCGCCGCCGACCAGGACGATCTGCCCGGGGGCGGCGCCGGGCGTGACGGTGGTCCTGATCCGGTGCTCGGGCCCGAGGGCGGCCAGCACGGCCGCGGCGGTGGCGATCTTGACGGTGGAGGCGGGGGTCATCGCGTCCCGCGCCCCGGACTCGTAGAGGACCTGCCCGGTGGCGGTGTCGACGACGGACGCGGTGCGGACGGTGCCGAGCGCGGGGTCGGCCAGCAGCGGCTTCAGCGCGGCGGCCAGGCCCCCGGCGGAGGCGGGCTCGGCGGGGGCGCTCTGTTCGCGCGGTGCGCCGGGGCCGAT is a window encoding:
- the dacB gene encoding D-alanyl-D-alanine carboxypeptidase/D-alanyl-D-alanine endopeptidase; its protein translation is MCDRERGWSEVPLVKTWQLIAGSAVAGLALSVAAVTAAGPWDSGQRKAERDRAASWSRTGGTDHDGGPGSGALPEAAPSAPGVLGAIGPGAPREQSAPAEPASAGGLAAALKPLLADPALGTVRTASVVDTATGQVLYESGARDAMTPASTVKIATAAAVLAALGPEHRIRTTVTPGAAPGQIVLVGGGDPSLTAKKKSPAGSGGSLVALAADTAQALKAAGTDTVTLGYDDSLYTGPARHPIGANPNIAPVTALTADEGRPDDSASGPVDRSDDPSEDAARAFRTLLAERGIKVTGEPAKAKAAAGVQPLAVTLSTPVAGLVERMLTNSDNDIAEALARQTALASGRPASFEGAEKAVTDRLTTLGIDTAGSRFADGSGLNRADKVSAGLLTGLLSKAADPQRPELRPVLTGLPVAGFTGTLKARNSGSSPAAGLLRAKTGTLSGVNSLSGTVVDSSGRLLAFAFLTANTPGPEGAEKALDKLAAAVATAS